A region of Cucumis melo cultivar AY chromosome 2, USDA_Cmelo_AY_1.0, whole genome shotgun sequence DNA encodes the following proteins:
- the LOC103487451 gene encoding peroxidase 25-like — protein MGYIWWNFVAILAMVLPVKSQLSVGFYSKSCPKVESIVRSTVESYFKADPTIAAGLLRLHFHDCFVQGCDGSVLIMDENAEINAGPNMGLRGFEVVDDAKAKLENLCPGVVSCADILALATRDAVYLSDGPSWSVPTGRRDGKVSISFEAEDLPSPFEPIDNHIQKFAEKGLDEEDLVTLVGAHTVGRTDCQLFSYRLQNFTSTGNPDPTISPSFLTELRTLCPLDGDPFRGVAMDKDSQLKFDNSFYKNLMNGNGVLESDQRLWSHPSTRDIVKRYGGNLRGLLGLRFSFEFKKAMVKLSSIGVKTGTQGEIRKVCYQFNK, from the exons ATGGGGTACATTTGGTGGAATTTTGTGGCAATTTTAGCAATGGTTTTGCCAGTGAAATCTCAGCTGAGTGTTGGATTTTATTCAAAGTCTTGTCCTAAAGTTGAGTCCATTGTTAGGTCAACTGTTGAGTCTTATTTCAAGGCTGATCCTACCATTGCTGCTGGCTTGCTCAGGCTGCACTTCCATGATTGTTTTGTTcag GGATGCGATGGCTCAGTATTGATAATGGATGAAAATGCTGAAATAAATGCAGGGCCAAACATGGGTTTAAGAGGATTTGAAGTCGTAGATGATGCAAAAGCCAAACTCGAAAATTTGTGTCCTGGTGTTGTTTCTTGTGCAGATATTCTTGCTTTGGCTACTCGTGATGCCGTATACTTG AGTGATGGTCCAAGTTGGTCCGTGCCCACTGGAAGAAGGGACGGAAAAGTTTCGATCAGTTTTGAAGCAGAAGACCTGCCTTCTCCATTCGAGCCCATCGATAACCACATACAAAAGTTTGCAGAGAAAGGCCTCGATGAAGAAGATCTTGTGACCTTAGTTG GTGCTCATACGGTCGGGCGAACGGATTGCCAACTATTCAGTTACCGTCTACAAAACTTCACAAGCACAGGGAATCCAGACCCAACCATAAGCCCATCGTTCTTGACTGAACTGAGAACTCTTTGTCCTTTAGATGGAGATCCATTCAGAGGAGTGGCCATGGACAAAGATAGCCAGTTGAAATTTGACAACAGCTTTTACAAGAACTTGATGAACGGAAATGGGGTTTTGGAGTCAGACCAAAGACTTTGGAGCCATCCTTCAACCAGAGATATTGTGAAGAGATATGGTGGAAACTTAAGGGGATTGTTGGGCCTCAGATTTAGCTTTGAGTTCAAGAAAGCTATGGTTAAGTTGAGTAGCATTGGTGTTAAGACTGGCACACAAGGGGAGATTAGAAAAGTTTGTTATCAGTTCAATAAGTAG